In Deltaproteobacteria bacterium, the genomic stretch CAAAACAAAAGGAGACAATATATGAGCAGAATAACAAAAGGACTTTTTATTGCTTTATTTTTTATATCGATGTCTGTTATCCCGTCAGGGGACATCTTCAAAGCCGCCGCGGAAGAAGGTTCCGACCTGCCGTCTCCCCAGCTTGTAACGGGCGCGTGGATGTTTATCGCAGCCTATAAAGCTGATCCCGAGACACTCAAAGCCTTGCTGCCCCCCGGACTGGAGCCAAACCCCGAAGGTCATATAGTAATCAACATGTACACTGTGCCCGAAGCGACACAGACCTCCGGCCTGGGAGCTTATACGCTTACGTATCTTACGGTAGAGCTTAAGGACCAGGACTCCTATATAATGGGTTCAGATACAACGATACCGGGCAGGTATTTCGTTCAATATTTCAACAGCTCCCCTGTGATGCGCGAATTTACGAAGAAGATAGGTATCCCGGTGGATGAGAACACCAACGTACTGACTACGACAGATGTGAAGGACGGTAAGTTAACGGCTACATTAACGGTCGACGGAAAACCCTTCATCGTATCCACGGCGGACGTAGGAAGCGAGCTGGGCAATTTCGGAGGCGGCCACCTTAACTACTTCGGATTGATCAAAACCGGGAAAGACGGAAATACAGTAAATCAGGTCGTGAAATATCCTATCCCCTGGAACGGCGGTACGGTTGAAATGAAAAACCCGAAGATAATTTTCAATGCGCCCGAAGGTCATCCGCTGAATAAAATAAAACCGCTAGCTCCCGAACCCGACTGGGCTATATGGACAAAGGGTAGCTTCGTTTACCCTCGGTATCAGGTAGTCAACGAGTGGACCGAAGACAACGAGGAATAATTTAAATCCTGTCCCCGCGGCCGCCTCACCAGCTGCGGGGAGTTTTTTTCAATCCTCAATAATCACCATATTGCCCTATTTAAAAAAGTCATTACCAGCTCCCCGGTCTGATAGGCTATATACTGTATGGTTCCGCCCTTTACGCCCCCTTGGGTTCAAATATATACCCATTCCGCGGCCCTTCGACGTCTCTGCCGAATTTCCTTCAGGATCATCTCATTCTCGAATACAAGCCTGATTCATTTTTATACAAACCTAACGGGAGGAATGTACATAAATAAAACAAGGCAACTTCAACGGAGTATCGAGACGGCTTCATGTGAATTCCTCTATGATTTCAATGTTAATTTAATTGCTTTATAGAGGCATTTAGTGTATGGTTTCTATAAATTTGCAGGATGTTATAGGATCAGAACTATCAATACAGCCCTTCTAGTCATTGCTAATATAAATATCCGGCCCTTACTTAATTTAACCCCTTTTGGAGTAATACAAGAGTTGAGCCGCTGACAATAATAGAACAAGGAAAAATATGCGAAAACTCAAAATCGGTATAATCGACTTTATTACCAAATCCCCTAATCATTCCCTCTGGGCTCGCGTCATGCACGCAAACTTCATGGGCATAATGCCACAGGTTGTGGCCAAGTGGTGCGAGGATGCGGGCCACGATGTCGATTATTTTATATATACCGGTCTTGAAGACCTTGCCAAAGACGCGCCGAAAGACGTAGATATGGTTTTCATAAACGCGTTCACTCAATCCGCCACACATGCTTATGCTCTCAGCTGTAAATACAGGAAGGAAGGCGTAATTACGGTACTCGGCGGTCCTCACGCACGATGTTATCCCGAGGACGCGGTTAAGTATTTCGACTATGTACTCGGCCTTACCGACGAAGAGCTTATCCTGGACGTGCTTAAGGATTGTTCGCAATACATGCACGAGGGGCTTCATCTCTCGGCCAAGAGTCAGCCTAAAAATCTTCCCGGCGTCCGGGAGCGCTGGAAGTACATATCCAAGGCACATGAAAAAACCACCTTCTTATTCAGAGTCGTGCCGATGATAGGCAGCCTCGGCTGCCCGTACACCTGCAGCTTCTGTATCGATGCGAGCGAGCCCTACCAGCCGCTGGATTTCGATATGCTGAAAGAAGACCTCAGGTTCGTGCTCACAAAGATTAAACGTCCCCTGGTGAGCTGGTATGACCCCAATTTCGGTGTGCGCTTCGATGATTACATGAACGCGATAGAAGAAGCGGTGCCGTTAAACAGCATTGACTTCATCGCGGAGAGCAGCCTTTCACTCCTTTCCGAGCCGCACTTGAAACGGCTCAACCAGAACAGTTTCCAGGCGCTGCTCCCGGGTATCGAGTCGTGGTTCGACATGGGCAACAAGTCGAAAACGGGCGCGAAGCAGGGCATGGAAAAGGTGAAGATCGTCTCGGAGCATATAAACTTGATATTGAGTTATATTCCCTACGTACAGACAAATTTCGTAGTCGGGCTCGACAGCGACAACGGAGCCGAGTCATTCGAGCTTACAAAAAAATTCGTGGATATGGCGCCTGCCGCTTTCCCCGCTTACCCGCTCATTACCGCGTTCGGGCGCGCGGCGCCGCTCAACCTTGAATATCAGAGTGAAGACAGGGTATTGCCGTTCCCGTTTCACTTCCTGAACAATAACCACGCCTCTAACGTAAAGCCGAAGAACTACTCCTGGCCCGAATTTTACGACCTCCTTATCGATCTCGCTCAGTATTCGTATTCGCTGCGCTCGATATACAACCGGTTCCGCGCTACAAGAACCAGGGTCCCGAGATGGATGAACGTCATGCGGGCTATATCGACCGAGGGGTCGGGCAGGATCAAGTTCTACCGGAAGATAAGGCAGTTCCTTCAGGAGGACACGAAATTCAGGGACTTCTTTGAAGGTGAGACAACGGAAATCCCGGATTTCTACGTGGATATGATCAAAAAAGACCTGGGTCCGCTCTGGGAATACCTCCCCGAGGGAGCTATCTACCACGACCAGAACGCCTACCTCAAATCGGAGATGGAAAAGAAGCAGAAAAAAGTCCAGACCGCGTGAAAAGTGAATTTATTCTTATTTGTCGCATGCAATACCGCTCAACTCTGCAAACCTCTATAACCCGAAACTCATTGAAATAACAGCTGAAAGATTACAACAATCAACCCCGCTACCTCCGCGTCGAGGAATAATTACGGGTAAAGGCTCGGCAGCCTCTCCGCCCTGTAAACAAAAGCGTTGGCCTCCACGTTAGGTACAAGGATCTCAAAGACCTGTTCCGGCGGAGTGTCGCGGGTAACCTCGACAATCCGCGCCGGCTGATTTCCCCCGAACGTTATCAGTACGTTACCCGTCTCGGGAAGGGAATCGGCGTCGCCAAGAAACCCCGCAAATAGAACCTCTTCGCTAAACCCTGTGGACTCCCAGACCAAATCGACCTCTTTTGAGAATTCGTCGATACTGTATTCGACCGCCCTGCTGAAGATGTTCCCCGGTATAATCGGATCAAAGGGGCTCGCCCTGTTGTTGCCGTTATCGAATAAAATAATATTCCCGCTCTCCGTAATCATCGGCGCGTGCTGATGATACTGGAAGAAAAATTCATCGCCCGACAAAGGGGTTAAAAGAAAATCACCGAACACGACCGGGTCCCAGTTATCGTGCGTGCCGAGAATCCAGATCAGCTCCCCGGTTTGTCTGCTGAATTTAATAACGGCGTCCTGATGACGAAGAGACACTATCAGTGAATCGTCTCTCGTATCATGTATTACACCGTTACCGTGCGACCAGTCCCTCGTCGGACCAGTTACGCCCTGTGTATTTTGAAAAAAACCGTCCCATATGCCCAGAAGCGAGCTGTAGCTCAGACGAAACGGATCGAGAATATCCAGAACCGGCCACTCATTCACCAGAGTACCATCCGGAGCGAACTCGACTATAACGTCCCCCACCACCTCAGCCCTTTCAACAGGAGCAAGCGGATCGGTGACGCTTGACGGATAATCATCGAACGTTCTCAGTTCCAGACTGAGCACCAGAAAATTGCCGGACTCCATTTCGAATATCTCGTGATGAAAAGCCGCCGCATCAACCGGGATGCTTCCTTCGTCACCCGCAACTGACCTCGCGGGATACCAGCTTCTTACGGTATTACCCAGCATATCTATTTCCAAAATGCGGGAAGTAGGGAGCAACAAAAGCAGATTGCCATTCGCCATTCGTCTTACGTCACGGTCAAAACTCTGAGGGGAAGGTATCCTGTAATACCACACAACCTCGCCAGGTTCATCAACGATTATCAAAAACCCGCCTGCTTCAAATAACGTCACACCCGGCTCCATCGTTTGAACATCGCTTGTAACACTAAAATCAGGAAAATCCTCGGGCAGCGGATCGGTCTCAACTTCAATCAAGTCTTCGTTCACTATTCCGCCATCTTCATCTAAAGCGCTGACTAAAACCGTATGTTTTTCCCCCGGTCGAAAACCGAGAACCGCAAGGGAGTGGTCGGTATTAAATTCTTCAAACACTATTTGCCAGTTGTCATCGCCATCGCTGACATCGAGTACGATCCTCGTGGGCACAAGTGTAGTTAATTCCAGAATTCCTGCCAGCGGCGCTCTTTCGTTGGGAGCCAGCCTGAATGTCAGCTCTTGAAAAGCCGGGTCTGAATTGTTACAACCGGAGATACTGAAAAAACCTATCGCAATTACTAAAGCAATCCATTTTATATCGGTAATAGAGCGAATATTTCCAATCATGCGATTTACCCCCTTTTATTACATAAGCGGCTTCAGGCACATTGTTATGCACATTACCTATGGCTTCCCTATTCAACCTATATCACAAGTAAAATTTGAAATCAACGAATTCGATAATATTCAAATAACCGCTCGCGGGATTGATCAGTGGGGAGTTGAAATGTACGGGTTGTGGCTCCGCGATAGGTTATGCGGTCAATAGTGCTGAAATTGAGAGGAATCGAACCCCTGAGCGGGGCTTTAATACTAACGCAGCGGCCACACAAAAAGACATGTATCTCGGAATTAAAGAACTACGCCACAAAGCTCAATTTATTGCAATAAACCGGGGACTGCATTCAGAATCAATACAGGCAAGGGTAGATGCGTTGACAACTAATTTCTTTTATTATATGTTGAGATTGTTAGAAAATTAAAATAACTGCATATATGAGGGGGGTAAAACATGAGAAGATTATTAAATAATTCATGGGCACTCGTCGGCATAGTTTCAATATTTATATTGGTTCTTTCAGCCTGCGATGACGATTCGAACAACGTAGGAAACGGCCCCGGACTCGTTGATCCCAGAGGTATTGCCGTTGAAGCTGACGGGAACCTCGTTGTTGCGGACCGCGGTATTCCGGCTGTCGTCCGGATCGACATAAATAACGGCAACCGCTCCATTTTGTCGGGCGTAGGCGTTGGGACAGGCGCAGAGCTGCTCGACCCGAGGGGTATAGATGTGCTCGAAGACGGCAGTATCGTGGTGGCGGATTCGGAAGCCAACACAATAGTAAGAATAGACCCAGTAACTGGTGACCGGACTGTCTTATCAGACGACGGAGTCGGGAGCGGCCCCCCGCTCATGGAGCCGAGGGACCTCGCCCTTGAAGCGGACGGCAATATTGTAGTAAAGGACCGGGGTCTTGAGACCATTTTAGGCGTGGACACAGACACCGGAGACCGCGTAATTATATCCGGTCAAGGTATGGGAGGCGGCCCTGAATTCATAACCCCGAGGGGAATCGCCGTACTGGCCGACGGAGATCTGGTTCTGGCTGACGTAGGTCTCGTGGCGATATTGCTTATCGACCGTATCACCGGAGACCACACAATTCTGTCTGACGCCGGGACAGGAACCGGCCCTCTGTTCGTAGCGCCCACTCAAATCGCGGTTGAGGATGACGGCAACCTTCTGGTGACAGATTCCGATCTCGCCGCCGTTTTCCGTGTGGAGCCTGAAACGGGAGACCGCACGATTCTGTCAGACGCCGATACCGGAAGCGGGCCCAGGTTCAGGCGCGCCGTCGGAGACCATTTGGACGCGGACGGCAATTTGGTCGTGACGGATAACGAAAGAGACGCTGTGATCCGGGTAAATTCCGTAACCGGGAACCGCACATTAATCTCAGAGTAGATATAAGGGAGCAAAAACAGGTCGCTTTTGCCGAATCTCATGATTCGTATTTACTAAAACATAGCCCACATAATGACCCTTAATTTTATCATCCTCCTTGTCATCTCCGCTTTCTGGGGTCTGGGTTATCTGTTCGTTAAAGTGGGCGAGAAGTCCGTCCCCCCTGTGACCGAGATGGTAGGCAGGTCGCTGATAGCCACGGTCGCCCTTGTAGTCCTGTGCCTGCTATTAAAAAAGGATTTACTGCGACCCGTCCGTAAATACAAGGCGTTCATGCTGTTTGGCGTTTTAGGCGTTGCAATCCCGTGGGTAGGGATCGCCTTTAGCGAGGAATATATCTCGTCCGGCCTTGCGGCAGCAATGGCGTCATCAATGCCGCTCTTTACGTTCCTGATCACCGCCCTTGTAACTAAAACGGAGCGTTTCACTATATACGGCATCGCCGGGCTTGCCGTAGCACTTATCGGGCTCATCCTGGTAATAGGTCTCGACAGGATTTTCGGTCATAGCTCCACCCTGCTGGGAGTGCTTATAATACTCGGGGCTTTCTTAAGCTACGCTACAAACGGTATCCTGGTGCCCGTATACGCAAAGGATGTAGACCCGTTTGTGACAACCACTTACGCAATAGGCTTCGGCGCTGTAATTCTGATAATACTCGCGTTTATACTGGAGAAGCCGACCATGACCGCGCTTAATACAGAGGCTCTATTGTCGCTCATAGGGCTAGGGGTTATAAGTACGGCGCTCGGGTTTTCAGGCTTCTATCTGCTGATCAAGAGGGCGGGGCCTTTCTTTACATCCCTTCTCGGCTATCTTGCGCCCGTTTTCGGAATAATAGCGGGGGTAGCCTTTTTGCATGAGGAAATAGACGGGCTTCAAATCGCGGGAATTATTCTAGTGCTGCTCGGCATCTTTCTTATAAACAAACCGAAATTCGATAGTCTCCGCAAGCCGGGTTAATCCGAGGGTGTGAATTACATTAACTGCTGATAAACCTTCTAATGTGCCTAATCATTGGTGGAGATGAGGGGAATCGAACCCCCGACCTCCGCGTTGCGAACGCGGCGCTCTCCCAGGCTGAGCTACATCCCCACTTTATAAACAATTAGAAACTTACCGGATTTACCGATACTTGTCTGCATGCTTTTTGCATTTTTGATTGAATTTTCAAATTATTCTAAAAAGATCCCTCGGCTGCATTGAAGAGGAATCCCAAATCATCTGGAAAACTTGACCGTCCGTTAGAAGATATAGCATGTCGGGTCAGGACTTACCTTATTTCGGTTCAACTTTCAGATTTGTCGGCGGACTTGGCGGACCAGGTTTTTCAGTAGGCGAAGGAGGAGTCGATCCCGGAGGTGCAGGGGAAATCAAACCCAGGCATATATTTAACATCCTCTGCTGCTCATCCGTCAAATCAGCGTTCGCTGGGTCTGTAAAAATCGAATTCCGCTCTTGTCGGGTTTTCTGCTTCCATACACTGAAGGTGTTATCTCCCTGTATACGGAATACGTCGTGACTGGTGTTCCAGTAAATATTATTATCGCCTTTGTAAGTATTTAGGAATAAATCCCCTCCACTATCGGCATAATACCATAATATCTCTTTCTTCCCGGACCCGAATATTATATTGTTATTTGCTGTCCAGTTCTTACTAAACAGGCTGACCACCTCACCGGTCTCCCAGTTATCCACAGGCCTGCCATTAGTGCCTCCGGGCCTTATCTGACCTCCCTGATTATGACCGAGGACACTATTTTCCAAAGTGATGTTCTCGGAGTTGGAGGCTAGAATACCTCCAAAGATAGTAGTATTACAAATAACACTGTTCCGGATTGTAATCGGGCCCTGGTTAGCCTCAACCCCCAAGCCGCCTTCCATATTGCCCAATGCAATAAGCCCGTCAAACACTATATTCTGACTGTCAAAGTCGAGCCAAAAGCCGCGAGCCTTGTTATCTATGGCTGTCAAATTCCTGTATTCAGCACCGTGTATCCTCAAATGCTTGGACCCTGCGACCGACCACCCTGTAAAGCCGCCTGCAAACCCGCGCCAGTTGTTATAGGATGTTTCGCTGTCTTCAAACAACAGATTTCTAGTCCGGAAAACCTCAGTACCCTTACCTCCGTTATGGTTTGCCTTAATCCTGCGAATCGTCACATCATCGCTGCTCTCGAAACGCAGTCCCCCCCACGTGTTCCACAGAAAATCGCAATCCTCAACCAGAACATTCTTAACTCCTCTAAAAATCACAGCCCACTTATCGGCCGGTGTGGTATCATGCTGGAATACTATTCCCCTGACGGTAAGATTCTTCAGTCTATCTATCACAAAAATCCCTTTCCTGACCCCTACTTCTACTTTACTTTGATTAGGATTGGAGGCCGTTTTGATATAAATCTTGTCGGCAGCCTCGTCTACATAAAAAGAGTTTTCCGAAAGCGCACCAAACAATGTAACCTGAGTCAATAACTCCCCGTCTACAAAAACCAACTCCCTGCGCCTGGCCACTTCCCCGGAGGACTCACCCAAAGAACCCGGAACACCCCAATTATTACTCCATGTGTGCGAATACAGATCAGGCTTTGTTTCCGATTGCCAGTTAGTAAAAACATCTGAGCCGGAAATAATAGCGCTGCCCGGAGGGGATGCTTGAAAAACTATCGGAGCATCTGTAGTACTGCCGCTCCTTGACCACCCAACAGCCTCTCTGTAAGTCCCGGCAGACAAAGTTATAGTTACAGGATTATTATTAGCATTATGAACCTTAGCCTTCTCAACCGCTTTGCCCACAGTCCTTAAAGGCAAGGAAACCGTACCCGGGTTAGAATCGTCGCCGGATACGGATACGTAGATATTTACAGCGTATGCGGTAGACCAGCTGAATAAAAGAACAAATACAAAAGCTAAAAGCATTACTTCCGATTTTCTTTTCATCATATTCTCTAATAGGGATTGTATGAGGTGAATACAGAACCTCCGCAATCCGAACTACCGTGATGCCTTGACCGCCCTGTTAGACGCCCAGCGCTCGAGCTTCGATATCTCCTCCCTCATAGTCGTGGAGAGGGGAACGATCGAAGAGGCCGCTATTATTAGCTCCCTGTCGTCGAGCTCCTTTTCCTTTGAGAACGATTCAAAGAGCGCGGAAATGACAGCCTGCTCTATCTCCGCTCCGCTCAGGCCTTCGGTGTTCTTGGCCAGTGAATCCAGGTCGAAGTTATCGGGCTCCTTGCCCCGGTTCTGAAGGTGTATCCTGAAGATCTCCCTCCTCTCCTTTTGTTTTGGAAGCGTGACGAAAAATATCTCGTCGAAACGTCCCTTACGCAGTATCTCGGGCGGCAGCAGGTCTATCTGGTTCGCCGTGGCCGTAACGAAAACCGGGTAGTTCTTTTCCTGCATCCATGTAAGGAAGTACCCGAATATCCTCGAAGTGGGGCTGTCGCCGGACTTCTCACCGCTCCTCGTTATACCGGCCTCTATCTCGTCTATCCAGAGTACGCACGGCGCGGCTGCCTCTACCGTTTTTATAGCCCTTCTAAACGCCTCTTCCGGGCTTCCGTACGTCTCGGAATAAACCTGATTCAGGTCGAGTCTCAAGAGCGGAAGGTTCCACGCCGTGGCGATCGCCTTTGCGCAAAGACTCTTGCCGCATCCGCTTATCCCCATCAGCAACACGCCCTTGGGTGTATCGAGCCCGTACTCCTTC encodes the following:
- a CDS encoding acetoacetate decarboxylase family protein, which encodes MSRITKGLFIALFFISMSVIPSGDIFKAAAEEGSDLPSPQLVTGAWMFIAAYKADPETLKALLPPGLEPNPEGHIVINMYTVPEATQTSGLGAYTLTYLTVELKDQDSYIMGSDTTIPGRYFVQYFNSSPVMREFTKKIGIPVDENTNVLTTTDVKDGKLTATLTVDGKPFIVSTADVGSELGNFGGGHLNYFGLIKTGKDGNTVNQVVKYPIPWNGGTVEMKNPKIIFNAPEGHPLNKIKPLAPEPDWAIWTKGSFVYPRYQVVNEWTEDNEE
- a CDS encoding radical SAM protein — translated: MRKLKIGIIDFITKSPNHSLWARVMHANFMGIMPQVVAKWCEDAGHDVDYFIYTGLEDLAKDAPKDVDMVFINAFTQSATHAYALSCKYRKEGVITVLGGPHARCYPEDAVKYFDYVLGLTDEELILDVLKDCSQYMHEGLHLSAKSQPKNLPGVRERWKYISKAHEKTTFLFRVVPMIGSLGCPYTCSFCIDASEPYQPLDFDMLKEDLRFVLTKIKRPLVSWYDPNFGVRFDDYMNAIEEAVPLNSIDFIAESSLSLLSEPHLKRLNQNSFQALLPGIESWFDMGNKSKTGAKQGMEKVKIVSEHINLILSYIPYVQTNFVVGLDSDNGAESFELTKKFVDMAPAAFPAYPLITAFGRAAPLNLEYQSEDRVLPFPFHFLNNNHASNVKPKNYSWPEFYDLLIDLAQYSYSLRSIYNRFRATRTRVPRWMNVMRAISTEGSGRIKFYRKIRQFLQEDTKFRDFFEGETTEIPDFYVDMIKKDLGPLWEYLPEGAIYHDQNAYLKSEMEKKQKKVQTA
- a CDS encoding aryl-sulfate sulfotransferase; the protein is MIGNIRSITDIKWIALVIAIGFFSISGCNNSDPAFQELTFRLAPNERAPLAGILELTTLVPTRIVLDVSDGDDNWQIVFEEFNTDHSLAVLGFRPGEKHTVLVSALDEDGGIVNEDLIEVETDPLPEDFPDFSVTSDVQTMEPGVTLFEAGGFLIIVDEPGEVVWYYRIPSPQSFDRDVRRMANGNLLLLLPTSRILEIDMLGNTVRSWYPARSVAGDEGSIPVDAAAFHHEIFEMESGNFLVLSLELRTFDDYPSSVTDPLAPVERAEVVGDVIVEFAPDGTLVNEWPVLDILDPFRLSYSSLLGIWDGFFQNTQGVTGPTRDWSHGNGVIHDTRDDSLIVSLRHQDAVIKFSRQTGELIWILGTHDNWDPVVFGDFLLTPLSGDEFFFQYHQHAPMITESGNIILFDNGNNRASPFDPIIPGNIFSRAVEYSIDEFSKEVDLVWESTGFSEEVLFAGFLGDADSLPETGNVLITFGGNQPARIVEVTRDTPPEQVFEILVPNVEANAFVYRAERLPSLYP
- a CDS encoding NHL repeat-containing protein, producing the protein MRRLLNNSWALVGIVSIFILVLSACDDDSNNVGNGPGLVDPRGIAVEADGNLVVADRGIPAVVRIDINNGNRSILSGVGVGTGAELLDPRGIDVLEDGSIVVADSEANTIVRIDPVTGDRTVLSDDGVGSGPPLMEPRDLALEADGNIVVKDRGLETILGVDTDTGDRVIISGQGMGGGPEFITPRGIAVLADGDLVLADVGLVAILLIDRITGDHTILSDAGTGTGPLFVAPTQIAVEDDGNLLVTDSDLAAVFRVEPETGDRTILSDADTGSGPRFRRAVGDHLDADGNLVVTDNERDAVIRVNSVTGNRTLISE
- a CDS encoding DMT family transporter gives rise to the protein MTLNFIILLVISAFWGLGYLFVKVGEKSVPPVTEMVGRSLIATVALVVLCLLLKKDLLRPVRKYKAFMLFGVLGVAIPWVGIAFSEEYISSGLAAAMASSMPLFTFLITALVTKTERFTIYGIAGLAVALIGLILVIGLDRIFGHSSTLLGVLIILGAFLSYATNGILVPVYAKDVDPFVTTTYAIGFGAVILIILAFILEKPTMTALNTEALLSLIGLGVISTALGFSGFYLLIKRAGPFFTSLLGYLAPVFGIIAGVAFLHEEIDGLQIAGIILVLLGIFLINKPKFDSLRKPG
- a CDS encoding right-handed parallel beta-helix repeat-containing protein — encoded protein: MKRKSEVMLLAFVFVLLFSWSTAYAVNIYVSVSGDDSNPGTVSLPLRTVGKAVEKAKVHNANNNPVTITLSAGTYREAVGWSRSGSTTDAPIVFQASPPGSAIISGSDVFTNWQSETKPDLYSHTWSNNWGVPGSLGESSGEVARRRELVFVDGELLTQVTLFGALSENSFYVDEAADKIYIKTASNPNQSKVEVGVRKGIFVIDRLKNLTVRGIVFQHDTTPADKWAVIFRGVKNVLVEDCDFLWNTWGGLRFESSDDVTIRRIKANHNGGKGTEVFRTRNLLFEDSETSYNNWRGFAGGFTGWSVAGSKHLRIHGAEYRNLTAIDNKARGFWLDFDSQNIVFDGLIALGNMEGGLGVEANQGPITIRNSVICNTTIFGGILASNSENITLENSVLGHNQGGQIRPGGTNGRPVDNWETGEVVSLFSKNWTANNNIIFGSGKKEILWYYADSGGDLFLNTYKGDNNIYWNTSHDVFRIQGDNTFSVWKQKTRQERNSIFTDPANADLTDEQQRMLNICLGLISPAPPGSTPPSPTEKPGPPSPPTNLKVEPK